The following are encoded together in the Syntrophomonadaceae bacterium genome:
- a CDS encoding prepilin peptidase — protein sequence MSDLFIIILGLCIGSFLNVVIYRLPTGGSVAWPPSACSQCGERLKAKDLVPVFSWLWLKGRCRYCEEAVAWRYPAVELLTGVVFLSLWQLLGPGWQFIQGAVLASILIVITFTDLDHRIIPDKIVLFGFLCGLPLLWLAGAPAPLAAALGVIAGALPLFLLAVLTNGMGGGDVKLVGMLGLYLGWPQVLLMVFLAAVLGAIVGLSLMAAGKIKRKEPIPFGPFLAVAAMAAYLGGDHLIFWYLALFL from the coding sequence ATGAGCGATCTTTTTATTATAATTTTAGGACTTTGTATCGGCAGTTTCCTGAATGTAGTCATTTATCGCCTGCCCACCGGCGGATCGGTAGCCTGGCCCCCTTCCGCCTGCTCCCAGTGCGGGGAGCGGTTAAAGGCAAAAGACCTGGTGCCTGTATTCAGCTGGCTTTGGCTTAAAGGGCGGTGCCGCTACTGCGAGGAGGCGGTGGCTTGGCGTTACCCGGCGGTGGAGCTATTGACCGGAGTGGTTTTCTTGTCCTTGTGGCAGCTCTTGGGGCCGGGCTGGCAGTTTATACAGGGAGCTGTCCTGGCCTCGATTTTGATTGTCATCACCTTCACTGATCTGGATCACCGGATCATCCCGGACAAGATCGTCTTGTTTGGTTTTCTTTGCGGGCTGCCTTTGCTCTGGCTGGCCGGCGCTCCGGCTCCGTTAGCGGCGGCCTTAGGAGTAATTGCCGGAGCCTTGCCCCTGTTTTTGCTGGCCGTTTTAACTAACGGCATGGGCGGAGGAGACGTAAAGCTGGTGGGAATGCTGGGTCTGTACCTGGGCTGGCCTCAGGTCTTGTTAATGGTTTTTTTAGCAGCGGTCTTAGGGGCAATTGTTGGCCTTTCGCTGATGGCAGCGGGGAAAATCAAGCGGAAAGAACCAATCCCCTTTGGTCCCTTTCTGGCGGTGGCAGCCATGGCGGCATACCTTGGTGGCGACCATCTCATCTTTTGGTATCTGGCCTTGTTCTTATAA
- a CDS encoding prepilin-type N-terminal cleavage/methylation domain-containing protein → MFKTISRSLTRSRNQKGFTLVELMVVVVILGILAALVVPTLSGQIDRARINRTVADMKTIQNALQLHFAENSAYPAALTALGPQGITTVPTDAWGEAFIYTPTGTPRLNAYTLTSHGPDEVSGGGDDIIRTQ, encoded by the coding sequence ATGTTCAAAACCATTTCCCGGAGCCTAACCCGCTCCCGCAACCAAAAGGGCTTTACCCTGGTAGAACTGATGGTGGTAGTCGTAATTCTGGGCATCCTGGCTGCCCTGGTCGTCCCCACTTTAAGCGGGCAAATCGATCGGGCTAGGATTAACAGGACCGTAGCGGATATGAAAACTATTCAAAATGCCCTGCAACTGCATTTTGCAGAGAATAGCGCTTATCCAGCAGCGCTAACAGCCCTTGGTCCACAAGGAATTACCACTGTGCCGACGGATGCGTGGGGTGAAGCGTTTATCTACACACCCACCGGTACACCGAGGCTTAATGCTTATACATTAACCTCTCATGGACCAGACGAAGTTTCAGGTGGTGGTGATGATATTATTAGAACCCAGTAA